CCGTACAACTCGTTAAGTTTAAATGCGTGCTTAGTTACTATAACCGTATCATTTTCGGTAGGCACATCTGCAATACTCCCCGCAACTCCCTTCGTTCTATCGCCGATTTTTAAAGAAGATATCATAGCATTGCTAGCAAATATCTTCTTAGTAACAATATCGTTGAGCACCACTTGCTCAAGTTCTTTTACACATATGGCTAATGGAATCCCCGGAAGTCCACCCCCTGACCCTGCATCCACAAGGCTTCTATCTTTAGCATCTAGAAATAAGTTCACAAACAAACAATGCCCCACATGCTCAAGCAATGTTTCACGTGAAACATCACGACTCACAAGGTTTACTTTCTTATTCCACCATAACAACTGATCGGCATAAGCAATCAATTCTTTTTTATGATCATCATATAAGGATGAAATCTGGCCTAGCTGTTCTTTTGTAATAATAGATATAGAGGGTTCCACGTGAAACCTATCCTTTTAAATAAACCATAAGTACCGAAACATCTGAGGCAGAAACCCCACTAATGCGACTTGCCTGACCGATGGTCTCAGGCTTAATCTTAGACATCTTTTGATATCCTTCGGTAGAAAGGCTTTTAATTTTGG
This DNA window, taken from Balneola vulgaris DSM 17893, encodes the following:
- a CDS encoding RsmG family class I SAM-dependent methyltransferase, with amino-acid sequence MEPSISIITKEQLGQISSLYDDHKKELIAYADQLLWWNKKVNLVSRDVSRETLLEHVGHCLFVNLFLDAKDRSLVDAGSGGGLPGIPLAICVKELEQVVLNDIVTKKIFASNAMISSLKIGDRTKGVAGSIADVPTENDTVIVTKHAFKLNELYGFVGVKAWSKLIFLKGWRESLKEYEAIKEHVSMQVIKLDADFMGEFYDGKGIVMLERIK